From a single Coturnix japonica isolate 7356 chromosome 18, Coturnix japonica 2.1, whole genome shotgun sequence genomic region:
- the ATAD5 gene encoding ATPase family AAA domain-containing protein 5 isoform X1: protein MVRAGRAAGSASAESGRDGDLQPCKKRREEDGSVKTITRYFSPLAKAGGKVSSPPKANNILDYFKKTPAAEKHATAAGEITAEFSDDLDCYIASPKPKRKRKRTRVNNKQREMKELESERTIEIDCDDSIEATRLKEDSDDFIATCALGDWKGGGELAEGHKQGEDFSHTDICVKSDEKVGSEINATKNRIRKTRKRKHKVNVDSSGSFSFENQLNEKCRKETKGKKKKESPKAAECDDVISDTSCEVLTDDKTSQANDSIITVSFEDFLKSQGENHVEDVEGTKPMLDSSVTVNETDKSGSNSDPEKCEEFQQLPLRTVTVLAQVHSVPPKSGSLHNEQKGSKKIASIFLKQKVYVEEESSPSLVESEQTEQLTLKRKSNVVIEEEELELAILETAGSDSLKMKSTLEERHQFMKAFRQPTSDVRKSGVKKAPGKAKQVIGRTSKDKKGPEGDSVLNTELEGGLPEDGADKCMSSSPGNTRTKNKRPRKFQKKGSKRNKALGAKEKCISSTSNYNEDKESVDCDQVKESKLDVIISSSPKVKELRRSLRQKKTNTSKTITPKKNKIRRNFSGDESVWPVQTSTPKTSRQSLKKSNVYKAEVITVPSDENSPIRMRFTRINATIKSNKSEAKNNEELNSKNKKISSASKNVSKAKQLVEKAKAIKHNRSKVNEDSAAPVRRSSRQQALAEKKTLQENEDSVIILHSSQSNDSTTVQGVKQKNLRSLNDVLGKSKNLKVSKNSKGKLGYVPSFLGRNVQKSTDEPVVIFDDSSQDASENSQDDDQFRAKREFLMSGLPELLKRQIAKKAAAMEAYLLASSHFKPVVHVQQKDDFCPMWKLKSPLCPLLTKLRKLSTEVTNVTKIAISLGEFSTVKSELIGSRSAPVFSGRRPVFSEAFRKGLLEEIVSSNSQFPVRKHFYKFLKKATSLFALENSMQGNRDASSNAEVNQKPPDNWKKTKRKRKEKDEQKSKRRKQTENTQTEVESRASRSVITPLPGGKQADAEQTIHLEKNKHQKADVRTEDTEYLSETDAHSGVEDVLWTEKYQPQDSSELVGNKKEIERLHSWLKEWKKRADWEEKRNQKGEKEDKVHEDSLDSLDFKSDIEEENNLCNTVLITGPPGVGKTAAVYACAQELGFKIFEVNASCQRSGRQILSQLKEATQSHQVDKKSINAHKPCFFNSCSSAKSPKKMYSPKKVISPRKPPLSPKGAGLKRSLPPKTLANYFKMPSRCKGNEGTVTAQEKNKGNAQNLWEEKNVHIKSISKEVEDGEHSRKSATSLILFEEVDIIFDEDAGFLSAIKTFMATAKRPVILTTNDPTFSLMFDGYFEEINFRTPSLMNAASYLQVLCLAENLRTDVKDLAALLSTNNCDIRQSVLYLQFWVRSGGGYLKDKRLVLHGDETNPADQVINYEKPTDAKMDLSQDDAPRQEFPKCDTGCVETLLGLKNILLPSEDLFTFLKQTITSKEDWNKLIQLLTEFQLKNVDFIYSNLEFLLPLPVNYLSNQSEASNTIPERTTVVSSKNSSINSYCYGKSNSGKKSKKTKNKKRLEELDDSDLFDTGLNYSAEFLTLPSDSPTPCAEVNEEESKLNNRKEKKSKTPSNGRRSALVLQCLNSVTEFVEDMSFLDCCVNSTAKEPLEFSNDERFTWMNGKIKNGLCDEFSIENTDWWSSRSCSEIKAAIEALSFNKCSVSISQSLEASLSTRNTPESDRLEGLTLHMSDTRNSVSFNQSADLSIHKKAQKRLSVIRTVFSRAPLNLGNKQASILEYLPTLRSICRSEKLKEQGKTKRRFLHYLEGIHLEIPRQAINTLSLDFP from the exons ATGGTGCGTGCGGGGCGTGCGGCGGGCAGCGCCTCGGCTGAGTCCGGGAGGGACGGCGACCTGCAG CCGTGCAAGAAACGGCGAGAGGAAGATGGCTCTGTGAAAACCATCACGAGGTATTTCTCACCATTAGCGAAAGCAGGAGGTAAAGTGTCATCGCCTCCAAAAGCCAACAACATCTTGGATTACTTTAAGAAGACGCCTGCAGCTGAGAAACAtgcaacagcagctggggagATTACAGCAGAATTCAGTGACGACCTGGATTGTTATATAGCATCTCCAAAGccaaagaggaaaaggaagagaactcGTGTAAATaataagcaaagagaaatgaaagagttGGAGAGTGAACGCACAATAGAAATTGATTGTGATGACAGCATAGAAGCAACAAGGCTAAAAGAAGACAGTGATGATTTCATAGCTACGTGTGCTTTAGGTGACTGGAAAGGTGGAGGGGAATTAGCTGAAGGTCATAAGCAAGGTGAGGATTTCTCACATACAGACATCTGTGTTAAAAGTGATGAGAAAGTTggttctgaaataaatgcaacaaaaaataggataagaaaaacaaggaaaaggaagcacaaAGTAAATGTGGATTCGTCTGGGAGTTTTTCATTTGAGAACCAGCTGAATGAAAAGTGTAGGAAAGAAACTAAaggtaagaaaaagaaggaatctCCTAAAGCAGCAGAATGTGATGATGTTATTAGTGACACAAGTTGTGAAGTACTCACAGATGATAAAACATCTCAGGCAAATGACAGTATCATAACAGTGTCCTTTGAGGACTTCTTGAAAAGCCAAGGAGAAAATCACGTAGAGGATGTTGAAGGTACAAAGCCAATGCTGGACAGTTCTGTTACTGTCAATGAAACGGACAAAAGTGGAAGTAATAGTGACCCTGAAAAGTGTGAGGAATTTCAGCAGCTACCGCTTAGAACAGTAACTGTTCTTGCACAAGTTCATTCCGTTCCCCCCAAATCAGGTTCTTTACATAATGAGCAAAAAGGTTCTAAGAAAATAGCTTCcatttttctgaagcagaaagtaTATgtagaagaagaaagcagcccGTCTCTTGTGGAGAGTGAGCAGACTGAGCAGCTCaccctgaaaagaaaatctaacgTAGTCATTgaggaagaggagctggagTTAGCGATACTAGAGACTGCAGGATCGGATTCTTTGAAGATGAAATCTACTCTGGAAGAAAGGCATCAGTTCATGAAAGCGTTCAGGCAACCAACATCAGATGTAAGAAAAAGTGGAGTTAAAAAGGCAcctgggaaagcaaagcaagtcATTGGGAGGACTTCAAAAGACAAGAAAGGACCCGAGGGTGACAGTGTTTTAAATACGGAATTAGAAGGTGGGCTACCAGAAGATGGTGCAGACAAATGCATGAGTTCTAGTCCTGGAAACACCAGAACGAAAAACAAGAGGCCGCGGAAGTTTCAGAAGAAgggaagcaaaagaaacaaggctttgggagcaaaggaaaaatgtatctCAAGTACAAGCAACTATAACGAAGATAAAGAATCAGTAGATTGTGATCAGGTGAAGGAAAGTAAATTGGATGTAATAATTTCATCTAGTCCAAAAGTGAAAGAGTTGAGGAGGAGTCTgaggcaaaagaaaaccaacacatcCAAAACTATTACAcccaaaaagaacaaaattagaAGGAACTTTTCTGGAGATGAAAGTGTGTGGCCTGTACAGACTTCCACACCAAAAACAAGCAGGCAGTCCTTAAAGAAAAGTAACGTGTATAAGGCTGAGGTGATTACAGTGCCCTCCGATGAGAACAGCCCAATAAG AATGAGGTTTACACGGATCAATGCAActataaaatcaaataaaagtgAAGCAAAGAATAATGAAGAGCTTaactccaaaaataaaaag ATAAGCTCTGCTTCTAAAAACGTgtccaaagcaaaacagctggttgaaaaagcaaaagctatAAAGCACAACAGATCAAAGGTTAATGAGgactcagcagctcctgtgagGCGCTCATCTCGACAGCAAGctcttgctgaaaagaaaacgttacaagaaaatgaa GATTCAGTAATAATTCTACATTCAAGCCAGAGCAATGACAGCACTACAGTGCAGGGTGTGAAGCAAAAGAATCTTCGAAGCTTAAATGATGTTTTGGGGAAGTCTAAAAATCTGAAGGTTTCTAAGAACTCAAAAG gAAAATTGGGATACGTTCCTTCATTCCTGGGCAGAAATGTGCAAAAGTCTACAGATGAACCGGTTGTGATTTTTGATGATAGCAG CCAAGATGCATCTGAGAATTCTCAAGATGATGATCAGTTCAGAGCAAAACGTGAATTTTTGATGAGTGGTTTGCCAGAATTACTGAAAAGACAGattgcaaagaaagcagcagcaatggaagCGTACCTTCTAGCCAGCTCACATTTCAAACCTGTTGTTCACGTACAGCAGAAGGATGACT TTTGCCCAATGTGGAAATTGAAGTCACCATTGTGTCCTCTACTAACGAAGCTAAGGAAACTAAGTACTGAAGTCACTAATGTCACAAAAATTGCCATCTCGCTTGGTGAATTTTCCACTGTAAAGTCAGAACTGATTGGAAGCCGTTCTGCACCTGTG TTCTCTGGCCGACGACCGGTTTTCTCTGAGGCATTCAGGAAGGGTTTGCTAGAGGAGATCGTGTCTTCTAACTCTCAGTTTCCTGTGAGAAAACACTTCTACAAGTTTCTGAAAAAAGCAACCTCTCtgtttgctttagaaaacaGTATGCAAG GAAACAGAGATGCCTCTTCAAATGCTGAGGTAAATCAAAAACCTCCTgacaactggaagaaaaccaagaggaaaaggaaagaaaaggatgagCAAAAATcgaaaaggagaaaacaaactgagaaCACACAGACTGAGGTAGAATCCAGAGCTTCCAGGAGTGTTATCACTCCTCTACCTGGGGGAAAGCAAGCAGATGCAGAACAAACAATACacctggagaaaaacaaacatcagaaaGCAGATGTTAGGACAGAAGATACTGAATATTTATCAGAGACAGATGCACATTCAG gtgTTGAAGATGTGCTCTGGACAGAAAAGTATCAGCCACAGGACTCCAGTGAACTTGTAgggaacaagaaagaaattgaaaggcTACATAG CTGgttaaaagaatggaaaaaaagagctgattgggaagagaagagaaatcaaaaaggggaaaaggaggacAAAGTGCATGAAG ATTCTTTGGATAGCCTTGATTTTAAATCTGATATTGAGGAAGAGAATAACCTTTGTAATACAGTCCTGATTACTGGCCCACCAGGAGTGGGGAAAACAGCTGCAGTGTATGCCTGTGCTCAGGAGCTTGGCTTTAAG ATATTTGAAGTCAATGCCTCTTGCCAGCGCAGTGGTAGACAGATACTGTCTCAACTAAAAGAAGCTACTCAGTCTCATCAAGTGGACAAAAAAAGCATCAATGCACATAAGCcttgtttttttaacagctgcagcagtgcaaagTCACCAA AAAAAATGTACTCTCCAAAGAAAGTTATTTCACCAAGAAAACCTCCACTGTCACCAAAAGGAGCAGGACTGAAACGAAGCCTCCCCCCTAAAACACTTGCAAACTATTTCAAAATGCCCTCCAGATGTAAAGGTAATGAAGGAACAGTAAcagctcaagaaaaaaataaag GAAATGCGCAGAAtttgtgggaagaaaaaaatgttcacattAAGTCAATAAGCAAAGAAGTAGAAGATGgagaacacagcaggaaaagtgcGACATCTCTCATACTTTTTGAAGAG GTAGATATAATATTTGATGAAGACGCAGGATTTCTAAGTGCAATAAAGACATTCATGGCAACTGCAAAGAGACCTGTAATTCTTACTACCAATG ATCCAACATTTAGCTTAATGTTTGATGGCTATTTTGAAGAAATCAACTTCAGAACTCCTTCCTTG ATGAATGCTGCTAGCTACCTGCAAGTGCTGTGCTTGGCTGAGAATCTACGAACAGATGTAAAAGACTTAGCTGCTCTATTATCCACAAATAACTGCGATATCAGACAAAGTGTTCTCTACTTACAATTTTGGGTTAGAAGTGGAGGTGGATACTTGAAAGACAAACGTTTGGTGCTTCACG GAGATGAGACAAATCCAGCAGATCAAGTAATTAATTATGAGAAGCCAACAGATGCCAAGATGGATCTTTCTCAAGATGATGCCCCACGTCAGGAATTCCCTAAATGTGACACAGGCTGTGTAGAGACACTGCTGGGCCTTAAGAATATCCTATTGCCATCAGAAGATTTGTTCACATTTCTTAAG CAGACGATCACAAGCAAGGAGGACTGGAATAAATTGATACAGCTTCTCACAGAATTCCAGCTGAAGAATGTGGATTTTATATATAGTAATCTTGAATTTCTTCTCCCTTTACCAGTGAATTACCTTTCAAATCAGTCTGAAGCATCTAATACTATACCTGAAAGGACTACTGTAGTTTCTTCAAAAAACAGTTCTATTAACAGTTACTGTTATGGGAAAAGTaactctggaaaaaaatctaaaaagacaaagaacaagaaaagactTGAAGAATTGGATGACAGTGACTTATTTGATACTGGACTGAACTATTCAGCTGAATTCCTAACTTTGCCATCAGACAGTCCTACGCCGTGTGCTGAAGTGAATGAGGAGGAATCAAAACTgaataatagaaaagaaaagaaaagcaaaaccccaTCAAATGGTAGAAGATCTGCTCTTGTTCTTCAGTGTCTGAATTCAGTGACTGAATTTGTGGAGGACATGTCTTTTTTGGATTGCTGTGTAAACAGTACTGCAAAGGAGCCGCTAGAATTCTCTAATGATGAAAGATTCACCTGGATGAATGGCAAAATCAAAAATGGTCTGTGTGACGAATTCAGTATTGAAAATACTGATTGGTGGAGCTCTCGGagctgcagtgaaataaaagcagctatTGAAGCGCTCAGTTTTAACAAATGTTCTGTTAGTATTTCTCAAAGCTTGGAAGCCTCTTTGAGCACAAGAAATACACCTGAAAGTGATCGACTTGAGGGACTGACTTTGCATATGTCAGACACAAGAAATTCTGTGTCTTTCAATCAGTCAGCTGATTTAAG CATCcacaaaaaagcacagaagaggcTGTCAGTCATCAGAACTGTATTTTCCAGAGCTCCTTTAAACCTTGGAAATAAGCAAGCCAGCATACTTGAGTATCTCCCTACTCTTCGCAGCATTTGTAGGTCTGAGAAGCTTAAAGAgcaaggaaagacaaaaagaag gtTTTTGCATTATCTCGAAGGGATTCATCTTGAAATACCCAGACAAGCGATAAACACTCTGTCTCTAGACTTCCCTTAG
- the ATAD5 gene encoding ATPase family AAA domain-containing protein 5 isoform X2, protein MVRAGRAAGSASAESGRDGDLQPCKKRREEDGSVKTITRYFSPLAKAGGKVSSPPKANNILDYFKKTPAAEKHATAAGEITAEFSDDLDCYIASPKPKRKRKRTRVNNKQREMKELESERTIEIDCDDSIEATRLKEDSDDFIATCALGDWKGGGELAEGHKQGEDFSHTDICVKSDEKVGSEINATKNRIRKTRKRKHKVNVDSSGSFSFENQLNEKCRKETKGKKKKESPKAAECDDVISDTSCEVLTDDKTSQANDSIITVSFEDFLKSQGENHVEDVEGTKPMLDSSVTVNETDKSGSNSDPEKCEEFQQLPLRTVTVLAQVHSVPPKSGSLHNEQKGSKKIASIFLKQKVYVEEESSPSLVESEQTEQLTLKRKSNVVIEEEELELAILETAGSDSLKMKSTLEERHQFMKAFRQPTSDVRKSGVKKAPGKAKQVIGRTSKDKKGPEGDSVLNTELEGGLPEDGADKCMSSSPGNTRTKNKRPRKFQKKGSKRNKALGAKEKCISSTSNYNEDKESVDCDQVKESKLDVIISSSPKVKELRRSLRQKKTNTSKTITPKKNKIRRNFSGDESVWPVQTSTPKTSRQSLKKSNVYKAEVITVPSDENSPIRMRFTRINATIKSNKSEAKNNEELNSKNKKISSASKNVSKAKQLVEKAKAIKHNRSKVNEDSAAPVRRSSRQQALAEKKTLQENEDSVIILHSSQSNDSTTVQGVKQKNLRSLNDVLGKSKNLKVSKNSKGKLGYVPSFLGRNVQKSTDEPVVIFDDSSQDASENSQDDDQFRAKREFLMSGLPELLKRQIAKKAAAMEAYLLASSHFKPVVHVQQKDDFCPMWKLKSPLCPLLTKLRKLSTEVTNVTKIAISLGEFSTVKSELIGSRSAPVFSGRRPVFSEAFRKGLLEEIVSSNSQFPVRKHFYKFLKKATSLFALENSMQGNRDASSNAEVNQKPPDNWKKTKRKRKEKDEQKSKRRKQTENTQTEVESRASRSVITPLPGGKQADAEQTIHLEKNKHQKADVRTEDTEYLSETDAHSGVEDVLWTEKYQPQDSSELVGNKKEIERLHSWLKEWKKRADWEEKRNQKGEKEDKVHEDSLDSLDFKSDIEEENNLCNTVLITGPPGVGKTAAVYACAQELGFKIFEVNASCQRSGRQILSQLKEATQSHQVDKKSINAHKPCFFNSCSSAKSPKKMYSPKKVISPRKPPLSPKGAGLKRSLPPKTLANYFKMPSRCKGNEGTVTAQEKNKGNAQNLWEEKNVHIKSISKEVEDGEHSRKSATSLILFEEVDIIFDEDAGFLSAIKTFMATAKRPVILTTNDPTFSLMFDGYFEEINFRTPSLMNAASYLQVLCLAENLRTDVKDLAALLSTNNCDIRQSVLYLQFWVRSGGGYLKDKRLVLHGGDETNPADQVINYEKPTDAKMDLSQDDAPRQEFPKCDTGCVETLLGLKNILLPSEDLFTFLKTITSKEDWNKLIQLLTEFQLKNVDFIYSNLEFLLPLPVNYLSNQSEASNTIPERTTVVSSKNSSINSYCYGKSNSGKKSKKTKNKKRLEELDDSDLFDTGLNYSAEFLTLPSDSPTPCAEVNEEESKLNNRKEKKSKTPSNGRRSALVLQCLNSVTEFVEDMSFLDCCVNSTAKEPLEFSNDERFTWMNGKIKNGLCDEFSIENTDWWSSRSCSEIKAAIEALSFNKCSVSISQSLEASLSTRNTPESDRLEGLTLHMSDTRNSVSFNQSADLSIHKKAQKRLSVIRTVFSRAPLNLGNKQASILEYLPTLRSICRSEKLKEQGKTKRRFLHYLEGIHLEIPRQAINTLSLDFP, encoded by the exons ATGGTGCGTGCGGGGCGTGCGGCGGGCAGCGCCTCGGCTGAGTCCGGGAGGGACGGCGACCTGCAG CCGTGCAAGAAACGGCGAGAGGAAGATGGCTCTGTGAAAACCATCACGAGGTATTTCTCACCATTAGCGAAAGCAGGAGGTAAAGTGTCATCGCCTCCAAAAGCCAACAACATCTTGGATTACTTTAAGAAGACGCCTGCAGCTGAGAAACAtgcaacagcagctggggagATTACAGCAGAATTCAGTGACGACCTGGATTGTTATATAGCATCTCCAAAGccaaagaggaaaaggaagagaactcGTGTAAATaataagcaaagagaaatgaaagagttGGAGAGTGAACGCACAATAGAAATTGATTGTGATGACAGCATAGAAGCAACAAGGCTAAAAGAAGACAGTGATGATTTCATAGCTACGTGTGCTTTAGGTGACTGGAAAGGTGGAGGGGAATTAGCTGAAGGTCATAAGCAAGGTGAGGATTTCTCACATACAGACATCTGTGTTAAAAGTGATGAGAAAGTTggttctgaaataaatgcaacaaaaaataggataagaaaaacaaggaaaaggaagcacaaAGTAAATGTGGATTCGTCTGGGAGTTTTTCATTTGAGAACCAGCTGAATGAAAAGTGTAGGAAAGAAACTAAaggtaagaaaaagaaggaatctCCTAAAGCAGCAGAATGTGATGATGTTATTAGTGACACAAGTTGTGAAGTACTCACAGATGATAAAACATCTCAGGCAAATGACAGTATCATAACAGTGTCCTTTGAGGACTTCTTGAAAAGCCAAGGAGAAAATCACGTAGAGGATGTTGAAGGTACAAAGCCAATGCTGGACAGTTCTGTTACTGTCAATGAAACGGACAAAAGTGGAAGTAATAGTGACCCTGAAAAGTGTGAGGAATTTCAGCAGCTACCGCTTAGAACAGTAACTGTTCTTGCACAAGTTCATTCCGTTCCCCCCAAATCAGGTTCTTTACATAATGAGCAAAAAGGTTCTAAGAAAATAGCTTCcatttttctgaagcagaaagtaTATgtagaagaagaaagcagcccGTCTCTTGTGGAGAGTGAGCAGACTGAGCAGCTCaccctgaaaagaaaatctaacgTAGTCATTgaggaagaggagctggagTTAGCGATACTAGAGACTGCAGGATCGGATTCTTTGAAGATGAAATCTACTCTGGAAGAAAGGCATCAGTTCATGAAAGCGTTCAGGCAACCAACATCAGATGTAAGAAAAAGTGGAGTTAAAAAGGCAcctgggaaagcaaagcaagtcATTGGGAGGACTTCAAAAGACAAGAAAGGACCCGAGGGTGACAGTGTTTTAAATACGGAATTAGAAGGTGGGCTACCAGAAGATGGTGCAGACAAATGCATGAGTTCTAGTCCTGGAAACACCAGAACGAAAAACAAGAGGCCGCGGAAGTTTCAGAAGAAgggaagcaaaagaaacaaggctttgggagcaaaggaaaaatgtatctCAAGTACAAGCAACTATAACGAAGATAAAGAATCAGTAGATTGTGATCAGGTGAAGGAAAGTAAATTGGATGTAATAATTTCATCTAGTCCAAAAGTGAAAGAGTTGAGGAGGAGTCTgaggcaaaagaaaaccaacacatcCAAAACTATTACAcccaaaaagaacaaaattagaAGGAACTTTTCTGGAGATGAAAGTGTGTGGCCTGTACAGACTTCCACACCAAAAACAAGCAGGCAGTCCTTAAAGAAAAGTAACGTGTATAAGGCTGAGGTGATTACAGTGCCCTCCGATGAGAACAGCCCAATAAG AATGAGGTTTACACGGATCAATGCAActataaaatcaaataaaagtgAAGCAAAGAATAATGAAGAGCTTaactccaaaaataaaaag ATAAGCTCTGCTTCTAAAAACGTgtccaaagcaaaacagctggttgaaaaagcaaaagctatAAAGCACAACAGATCAAAGGTTAATGAGgactcagcagctcctgtgagGCGCTCATCTCGACAGCAAGctcttgctgaaaagaaaacgttacaagaaaatgaa GATTCAGTAATAATTCTACATTCAAGCCAGAGCAATGACAGCACTACAGTGCAGGGTGTGAAGCAAAAGAATCTTCGAAGCTTAAATGATGTTTTGGGGAAGTCTAAAAATCTGAAGGTTTCTAAGAACTCAAAAG gAAAATTGGGATACGTTCCTTCATTCCTGGGCAGAAATGTGCAAAAGTCTACAGATGAACCGGTTGTGATTTTTGATGATAGCAG CCAAGATGCATCTGAGAATTCTCAAGATGATGATCAGTTCAGAGCAAAACGTGAATTTTTGATGAGTGGTTTGCCAGAATTACTGAAAAGACAGattgcaaagaaagcagcagcaatggaagCGTACCTTCTAGCCAGCTCACATTTCAAACCTGTTGTTCACGTACAGCAGAAGGATGACT TTTGCCCAATGTGGAAATTGAAGTCACCATTGTGTCCTCTACTAACGAAGCTAAGGAAACTAAGTACTGAAGTCACTAATGTCACAAAAATTGCCATCTCGCTTGGTGAATTTTCCACTGTAAAGTCAGAACTGATTGGAAGCCGTTCTGCACCTGTG TTCTCTGGCCGACGACCGGTTTTCTCTGAGGCATTCAGGAAGGGTTTGCTAGAGGAGATCGTGTCTTCTAACTCTCAGTTTCCTGTGAGAAAACACTTCTACAAGTTTCTGAAAAAAGCAACCTCTCtgtttgctttagaaaacaGTATGCAAG GAAACAGAGATGCCTCTTCAAATGCTGAGGTAAATCAAAAACCTCCTgacaactggaagaaaaccaagaggaaaaggaaagaaaaggatgagCAAAAATcgaaaaggagaaaacaaactgagaaCACACAGACTGAGGTAGAATCCAGAGCTTCCAGGAGTGTTATCACTCCTCTACCTGGGGGAAAGCAAGCAGATGCAGAACAAACAATACacctggagaaaaacaaacatcagaaaGCAGATGTTAGGACAGAAGATACTGAATATTTATCAGAGACAGATGCACATTCAG gtgTTGAAGATGTGCTCTGGACAGAAAAGTATCAGCCACAGGACTCCAGTGAACTTGTAgggaacaagaaagaaattgaaaggcTACATAG CTGgttaaaagaatggaaaaaaagagctgattgggaagagaagagaaatcaaaaaggggaaaaggaggacAAAGTGCATGAAG ATTCTTTGGATAGCCTTGATTTTAAATCTGATATTGAGGAAGAGAATAACCTTTGTAATACAGTCCTGATTACTGGCCCACCAGGAGTGGGGAAAACAGCTGCAGTGTATGCCTGTGCTCAGGAGCTTGGCTTTAAG ATATTTGAAGTCAATGCCTCTTGCCAGCGCAGTGGTAGACAGATACTGTCTCAACTAAAAGAAGCTACTCAGTCTCATCAAGTGGACAAAAAAAGCATCAATGCACATAAGCcttgtttttttaacagctgcagcagtgcaaagTCACCAA AAAAAATGTACTCTCCAAAGAAAGTTATTTCACCAAGAAAACCTCCACTGTCACCAAAAGGAGCAGGACTGAAACGAAGCCTCCCCCCTAAAACACTTGCAAACTATTTCAAAATGCCCTCCAGATGTAAAGGTAATGAAGGAACAGTAAcagctcaagaaaaaaataaag GAAATGCGCAGAAtttgtgggaagaaaaaaatgttcacattAAGTCAATAAGCAAAGAAGTAGAAGATGgagaacacagcaggaaaagtgcGACATCTCTCATACTTTTTGAAGAG GTAGATATAATATTTGATGAAGACGCAGGATTTCTAAGTGCAATAAAGACATTCATGGCAACTGCAAAGAGACCTGTAATTCTTACTACCAATG ATCCAACATTTAGCTTAATGTTTGATGGCTATTTTGAAGAAATCAACTTCAGAACTCCTTCCTTG ATGAATGCTGCTAGCTACCTGCAAGTGCTGTGCTTGGCTGAGAATCTACGAACAGATGTAAAAGACTTAGCTGCTCTATTATCCACAAATAACTGCGATATCAGACAAAGTGTTCTCTACTTACAATTTTGGGTTAGAAGTGGAGGTGGATACTTGAAAGACAAACGTTTGGTGCTTCACGG AGGAGATGAGACAAATCCAGCAGATCAAGTAATTAATTATGAGAAGCCAACAGATGCCAAGATGGATCTTTCTCAAGATGATGCCCCACGTCAGGAATTCCCTAAATGTGACACAGGCTGTGTAGAGACACTGCTGGGCCTTAAGAATATCCTATTGCCATCAGAAGATTTGTTCACATTTCTTAAG ACGATCACAAGCAAGGAGGACTGGAATAAATTGATACAGCTTCTCACAGAATTCCAGCTGAAGAATGTGGATTTTATATATAGTAATCTTGAATTTCTTCTCCCTTTACCAGTGAATTACCTTTCAAATCAGTCTGAAGCATCTAATACTATACCTGAAAGGACTACTGTAGTTTCTTCAAAAAACAGTTCTATTAACAGTTACTGTTATGGGAAAAGTaactctggaaaaaaatctaaaaagacaaagaacaagaaaagactTGAAGAATTGGATGACAGTGACTTATTTGATACTGGACTGAACTATTCAGCTGAATTCCTAACTTTGCCATCAGACAGTCCTACGCCGTGTGCTGAAGTGAATGAGGAGGAATCAAAACTgaataatagaaaagaaaagaaaagcaaaaccccaTCAAATGGTAGAAGATCTGCTCTTGTTCTTCAGTGTCTGAATTCAGTGACTGAATTTGTGGAGGACATGTCTTTTTTGGATTGCTGTGTAAACAGTACTGCAAAGGAGCCGCTAGAATTCTCTAATGATGAAAGATTCACCTGGATGAATGGCAAAATCAAAAATGGTCTGTGTGACGAATTCAGTATTGAAAATACTGATTGGTGGAGCTCTCGGagctgcagtgaaataaaagcagctatTGAAGCGCTCAGTTTTAACAAATGTTCTGTTAGTATTTCTCAAAGCTTGGAAGCCTCTTTGAGCACAAGAAATACACCTGAAAGTGATCGACTTGAGGGACTGACTTTGCATATGTCAGACACAAGAAATTCTGTGTCTTTCAATCAGTCAGCTGATTTAAG CATCcacaaaaaagcacagaagaggcTGTCAGTCATCAGAACTGTATTTTCCAGAGCTCCTTTAAACCTTGGAAATAAGCAAGCCAGCATACTTGAGTATCTCCCTACTCTTCGCAGCATTTGTAGGTCTGAGAAGCTTAAAGAgcaaggaaagacaaaaagaag gtTTTTGCATTATCTCGAAGGGATTCATCTTGAAATACCCAGACAAGCGATAAACACTCTGTCTCTAGACTTCCCTTAG